A genomic window from Tolypothrix sp. PCC 7910 includes:
- a CDS encoding circadian clock KaiB family protein, with translation MWSYVVPETDLNTDKLSKTQLFKGIALFTPGGDLIYCIDPSKQGRWHLQLCAALQEILDLSEPPHFLVPCYTATVDHWLDPRTKQVRTFAEAYPAVLRHQALLNAIFGTGDLAWQAAPWVDGLCDRMVLATYRSSFPQLWEDHDLIVRLDADSTQKYHQVPTKTQSFLLKTQAYVLRLFVAGHSANTERILQNLHELLERSLGQPYTLKVVDVLTNPEQAEIDQVSATPTLVKVWPHPIRRLVGDLDQAEKILQMLGAQEKL, from the coding sequence TTTACCCCTGGAGGCGATTTAATTTATTGCATCGACCCTAGTAAACAAGGGAGATGGCATTTACAGCTGTGTGCTGCTTTGCAGGAAATTTTGGATCTATCAGAACCGCCGCATTTTTTAGTCCCTTGCTACACAGCAACAGTTGATCACTGGTTAGATCCGCGCACCAAACAAGTAAGAACCTTTGCTGAAGCTTATCCAGCAGTTTTGCGACATCAAGCTTTGCTCAACGCGATTTTTGGCACAGGGGATTTAGCATGGCAAGCTGCGCCTTGGGTTGATGGTTTGTGCGATCGCATGGTATTAGCTACTTATCGTTCTTCATTTCCGCAGCTTTGGGAAGACCATGACTTAATTGTGCGCTTAGATGCCGATTCAACACAGAAGTACCATCAAGTCCCCACAAAAACACAGAGTTTCCTACTAAAAACCCAAGCCTATGTGTTGCGCTTGTTTGTCGCTGGACATAGTGCAAATACCGAACGCATTTTACAAAATTTACACGAACTCCTAGAGCGATCGCTAGGACAGCCTTACACTTTGAAAGTGGTTGATGTTTTAACTAATCCAGAACAAGCGGAAATTGACCAAGTCAGTGCTACTCCCACCTTAGTTAAAGTTTGGCCCCATCCCATTCGCCGACTTGTTGGTGATTTAGATCAAGCAGAAAAAATCCTACAAATGTTAGGCGCGCAAGAGAAATTGTAA